In Amycolatopsis coloradensis, one genomic interval encodes:
- a CDS encoding ParA family protein, which translates to MTPPPSDPASAGQELGWTPIAEEAVRAASVLHPKEGALPRPNRRRVLTVANQKGGVGKTTSTVNLAAALAVHGLKTLVIDLDPQGNASTALDIDHRSGTPSIYEVLIGEVSLAEAAAQSEQSPNLYCVPATIDLAGAEIELVSMASREMRLKEALSSEILDEIGVDYVFIDCPPSLGLLTVNAMVAAQEVLIPIQCEYYALEGLGQLLSNIELVQAHLNRELSVSTILLTMYDGRTKLADQVTNEVRNHFGDTVLKTVIPRSVKVSEAPGYGQTVLAYDPGSRGAMSYVDAAKEIAQRGVEMKERSGTA; encoded by the coding sequence CCCATCGCCGAAGAAGCCGTCCGCGCCGCCAGCGTGCTGCACCCCAAGGAGGGTGCGCTCCCCCGGCCGAACCGCCGGCGGGTGCTGACGGTCGCCAACCAGAAGGGCGGCGTCGGCAAGACGACGAGCACGGTGAACCTCGCCGCCGCCCTGGCCGTGCACGGACTCAAGACGCTCGTGATCGACCTCGACCCTCAGGGCAACGCGAGCACCGCGCTCGATATCGACCACCGCTCCGGCACGCCGTCGATCTACGAGGTACTGATCGGCGAGGTGTCGCTCGCCGAGGCGGCGGCCCAGAGCGAGCAGTCGCCCAACCTCTATTGCGTGCCCGCGACCATCGACCTTGCCGGCGCCGAGATCGAACTCGTCTCCATGGCCTCACGCGAGATGCGGCTCAAGGAGGCGCTGTCGTCCGAGATCCTCGACGAGATCGGCGTCGACTACGTCTTCATCGACTGCCCGCCGTCGCTCGGCCTGCTGACCGTCAACGCGATGGTCGCCGCGCAGGAGGTGCTGATCCCGATCCAGTGCGAGTACTACGCGCTCGAAGGTCTGGGTCAGCTGCTGAGCAACATCGAGCTCGTCCAGGCGCACCTGAACCGTGAACTCAGCGTTTCCACGATCCTGCTCACCATGTACGACGGCCGGACGAAGCTGGCCGATCAGGTGACGAACGAGGTCCGGAACCACTTCGGGGACACTGTTCTCAAGACGGTGATCCCGCGCAGCGTGAAGGTCTCCGAAGCCCCCGGATACGGGCAGACGGTCCTCGCGTACGACCCGGGTTCCCGGGGTGCGATGAGCTACGTGGACGCGGCCAAGGAGATCGCGCAACGTGGGGTGGAGATGAAGGAAAGGAGCGGTACGGCATGA